A stretch of Rhinoderma darwinii isolate aRhiDar2 chromosome 4, aRhiDar2.hap1, whole genome shotgun sequence DNA encodes these proteins:
- the ACTRT3 gene encoding actin-related protein T3, translating into MDDFQPAVVIDNGSGLIKIGTSGDKEPRFTYTNIIGRAKAKSVMIGAGQRDFFVGEEAQSKRGILSIKYPVEHGVITSWEDMELIWKHAYTHNLKINPSERPTLITEPPLNPLSNREKMAQVFFEKFDVPAMYVAIQAVLALYFSGKITGCVLDSGDGVTHSVPIFEGYCLPHAVLRLDLAGSDLTEYLMRILSESGISLVSSAEREIVKDIKEKLCYVAEDIDVEMRKKPQELEVEYKLPDGKAIKIHDQRFRCPETLFAPANIGMEAPGIDRLCYSTIMKCDIDLRTTFYSNIMLSGGSSLFEGIDLRLAKELTKMVPTECQVKVSAPPERMFSVWMGGSILSSLSPFQQMWITKREFQEIGPNIVHRKCF; encoded by the coding sequence ATGGATGACTTTCAGCCTGCTGTAGTTATAGACAATGGATCAGGACTAATAAAAATAGGAACTTCAGGAGATAAGGAACCACGCTTCACTTATACAAACATCATCGGTCGGGCAAAAGCAAAGTCTGTGATGATCGGAGCAGGACAGAGAGATTTCTTTGTTGGAGAGGAAGCTCAATCAAAAAGGGGAATTCTTTCCATTAAATACCCTGTGGAACATGGGGTTATTACCTCTTGGGAAGACATGGAGCTCATCTGGAAACATGCCTATACCCACAACTTAAAGATTAATCCATCGGAAAGGCCAACACTTATCACAGAGCCACCCCTCAACCCACTTTCTAATCGAGAAAAGatggcacaggttttttttgaaaaatttgaCGTACCAGCCATGTATGTTGCCATCCAAGCTGTATTGGCTCTTTATTTTTCCGGCAAGATAACCGGATGTGTGTTGGACAGTGGTGATGGCGTGACACATTCTGTGCCAATATTTGAGGGATACTGTCTTCCACATGCGGTACTAAGACTGGATCTGGCAGGAAGTGATCTAACCGAATACCTTATGAGGATATTGAGTGAAAGTGGCATCTCTTTAGTCAGTTCAGCAGAAAGGGAGATTGTAAAAGACATTAAGGAGAAGCTCTGTTATGTAGCAGAGGATATAGATGTAGAGATGAGAAAAAAGCCACAAGAGCTAGAAGTAGAATACAAACTTCCTGATGGAAAGGCAATTAAAATTCATGACCAGAGATTTCGGTGCCCTGAAACCCTCTTTGCACCAGCTAATATTGGCATGGAAGCTCCAGGTATTGACAGACTCTGCTACAGCACAATAATGAAGTGTGATATTGATCTCAGGACAACGTTTTACTCCAATATTATGTTGTCTGGAGGGTCGAGCCTTTTCGAAGGAATTGATTTGCGACTGGCCAAAGAACTCACAAAGATGGTTCCTACCGAATGTCAAGTGAAAGTCTCAGCTCCCCCTGAACGGATGTTTTCTGTGTGGATGGGAGGATCCATTCTTTCATCTCTCTCCCCTTTCCAGCAAATGTGGATAACAAAGAGAGAATTCCAGGAGATAGGACCAAATATTGTCCATAGAAAGTGTTTCTAA